CTTCTACTGGTCGCTCATGGACAACTTCGAGTGGGCCTGGGGCTACGACAAGCGCTTCGGACTGGTGCGCGTCGACTACGAGACGCAGCGGCGCACCGTCAAGCGGAGCGGCCGCGAGTACCAGCGCATCATCGACGCGCGGGCGCTCTAGACTCCTCGCATGATCCCGACGGCAGGCGCCGGAGCGCCGACGCTCGAGCAGGTCGCGGCCGCCGCCGGGGTGTCGCGCTCGACCGTGTCGCGGGTCGTCAACGGCTCGCCGAAGGTGAGCCCCGACGTCATGCGCGCCGTGCAGCTCGCGATCGAGCAGCTCGACTACACGCCGAACCGCGCCGCCCGCTCCCTCGCCGCCCGGCGCACCATGGCGATCGCGCTCGTCGTGCCGGAGGCGACCGCCCGCTTCTTCGGCGACCCCTACTTCGCGGCCATCGTGCAGGGCATCACGCGCGAGCTCGAGGCGAGCGACTACGTGCTCAACCTGCAGCTCGCGAGCCCCGAGAGCCCCTCCGACAAGACCGTGCGGTACCTGCTCGGCGGCAACGTCGACGGGGCGCTCGTCGTCTCGCATCACACGGGCGACGGCTTCCTCGCCTCGCTCGGCGAGCGCATGCCGGTCGTGTTCGGCGGCCGCCCCCTCGACCCGGCGACGGACTCGGGATGCTGGGTCGACGTCGACAACGCGGCCGCGGCCGCATCCGGCGTCGCGTACCTCGTTGAGCGCGGGCACCGCCGCATCGCCACGATCGCCGGCCCCGCCGACATGCCCGCCGGCATCGACCGGCTCGAGGGCTGGCGCCGCGCGCTGCGGGCGGCCGACCTCCGCGACGACCTCGTCGCGCAGGGCGACTTCACGCTGCCGGGCGGCGCACGGGCGATGCGCGAGCTGCTCGCCCGCGAGGCCGAGATCGACGCCGTCTTCGTCGCGAGCGACCTCATGGCCGTCGGCGCGCTCGGCGCGATCCGCGAGCGCGGGCTCCGCGTGCCCCAGGACCTCGCGGTGCTCGGCTTCGACGACAGCCCGGCCGCGCTGAGCGGCGAGATCGCGATCACGACCGTGCGACAGCCCTCCGTCGAGATGGGCGCCGAGATGGCGCGGACGCTCCTGCGGATGCTCGCGGGCGAGGACGTGCCGCGCTCGCGCATCATGCCGACCGAGGTGGTCGTGCGCGAGAGCGCGTAGGGCGTCGAGCGCAGCTCGGCGCGCGGGCCCGCCGTTCGGGGCTCGCGGCCCGGCGCGGATTCAGGAGTCGACCGCGTGCTCGGCGTCCCCGCGGCCACGACTCCGCCGGGATCCCGGGGCTCGCCCTCGCCGCCCGGGCGCCCCTCGGGAACGCGCTCCTGAATCCGCGCCCGACCTGGCGCGGCACGCGCGGCACGCGCGGCACGCGCGGCGCGAAGCGCGTAGCGTAAGGGGATGGCCGCTGGGATGACCGTCGTCGACCGCCCCGCCGAGCAGCGCTTCGTGCTCCTCCGCGGGGACGAGGAGCTCGGGGAGCTGCGCTACGTGCGCGCGCCCGGGCAGA
The Homoserinibacter sp. YIM 151385 DNA segment above includes these coding regions:
- a CDS encoding LacI family DNA-binding transcriptional regulator, whose product is MIPTAGAGAPTLEQVAAAAGVSRSTVSRVVNGSPKVSPDVMRAVQLAIEQLDYTPNRAARSLAARRTMAIALVVPEATARFFGDPYFAAIVQGITRELEASDYVLNLQLASPESPSDKTVRYLLGGNVDGALVVSHHTGDGFLASLGERMPVVFGGRPLDPATDSGCWVDVDNAAAAASGVAYLVERGHRRIATIAGPADMPAGIDRLEGWRRALRAADLRDDLVAQGDFTLPGGARAMRELLAREAEIDAVFVASDLMAVGALGAIRERGLRVPQDLAVLGFDDSPAALSGEIAITTVRQPSVEMGAEMARTLLRMLAGEDVPRSRIMPTEVVVRESA